The Megalops cyprinoides isolate fMegCyp1 chromosome 12, fMegCyp1.pri, whole genome shotgun sequence genome contains a region encoding:
- the yy1a gene encoding transcriptional repressor protein YY1a, protein MASGDTLYIETDGSEMPAEIVELHEIEVETIPVETIETTVVGGDDDDDEHHQPMIALQPLVTDDPNQVHHHQEVILVQTREEVVGGDDSDLRADDSFEDQILIPVPVPAAEEEYIEQTLVTVAGKSSSVGRVKKGGGGSGKKAGKKSYLSAAEASGRKWEQKQVQIKTLEGEFSVTMWASDDKKDIDHETVVEEQIIGENSPPDYSEYMTGKKLPPGGIPGIDLSDPKQLAEFARMKPRKVKEDDAPRTIACPHKGCTKMFRDNSAMRKHLHTHGPRVHVCAECGKAFVESSKLKRHQLVHTGEKPFQCTFEGCGKRFSLDFNLRTHVRIHTGDRPYVCPFDGCNKKFAQSTNLKSHILTHAKAKNNQ, encoded by the exons ATGGCATCGGGCGATACGCTCTACATTGAAACAGATGGCTCGGAAATGCCGGCCGAGATAGTCGAGCTTCACGAAATCGAGGTGGAGACCATACCAGTGGAGACCATCGAGACGACGGTGGTCGGTGGagacgacgacgacgacgagCACCACCAGCCCATGATAGCCTTGCAGCCTCTGGTCACTGATGATCCGAACCAGGTTCACCACCACCAAGAGGTGATCTTGGTGCAGACCCGGGAGGAGGTGGTGGGTGGGGATGACTCGGACCTCCGTGCAGATGACAGTTTCGAGGACCAGATCCTCATACCTGTCCCGGTACCTGCTGCAGAAGAGGAATATATCGAGCAGACTTTGGTGACTGTAGCCGGGAAGAGCTCTTCAGTGGGGAGGGTGAAGAAAGGGGGAGGCGGCAGCGGGAAGAAAGCGGGTAAAAAAAGCTATCTGAGTGCAGCGGAGGCCAGCGGTAGAAAATGGGAACAAAAACAAGTGCAAATAAAGACTTTGGAAGGGGAGTTTTCAGTTACGATGTGGGCTTCAG ATGACAAGAAGGACATCGACCATGAAACAGTGGTGGAGGAGCAGATCATTGGGGAGAACTCCCCTCCAGATTACTCAGAGTACATGACTGGGAAGAAGCTTCCTCCAGGAGGCATTCCAGGCATCGACCTCTCAGACCCCAAACAGCTGGCCGAATTCGCCAG GATGAAGCCACGGAAAGTCAAAGAGGATGACGCCCCTAGGACGATAGCCTGTCCCCACAAA GGATGCACAAAGATGTTCAGGGACAACTCAGCGATGAGGAAGCACTTGCACACCCACGGCCCACGCGTCCATGTCTGCGCAGAGTGCGGGAAGGCCTTCGTGGAGAGCTCCAAACTCAAGCGGCATCAGCTTGTTCACACCGGAGAGAAGCCTTTCCAG TGCACATTTGAGGGCTGTGGCAAGCGGTTCTCCCTGGACTTTAACTTGCGCACGCACGTGCGGATTCACACGGGAGACCGGCCCTACGTCTGCCCCTTCGACGGCTGCAATAAGAAGTTCGCCCAGTCCACCAACCTGAAGTCTCACATCTTAACGCATGCTAAAGCCAAAAACAACCAGTGA